One Opitutaceae bacterium DNA segment encodes these proteins:
- the ilvE gene encoding branched-chain-amino-acid transaminase yields MKIFLDGTWVDAAEAKISVFDHGLLYGDGVFEGIRLYGGNVFRLDQHLERLEYSAKAILLDLPWSRRELSEAVCETCRINKLQDAYIRLVVTRGVGDLGLSPWLCSKPSIFIIADKIALYPAKYYTEGLGIVTVPTRRVNPAALSPAIKSLNYLNNILAKIEAKQFGALEAIMLNDQGFVAECTGDNIFIVHKGRIITPAAQQGALKGITRDAVFDLALQLGIPIEEHDLTRYDVWNADEVFLTGTGAEVIPVVKLDGRRIGTGAPGPIFARVLEAFRKAVLRDGTRL; encoded by the coding sequence ATGAAGATTTTTCTCGATGGCACGTGGGTGGATGCGGCGGAGGCAAAGATTTCCGTGTTCGATCACGGCCTGCTGTATGGAGACGGAGTTTTTGAAGGCATCCGCCTCTATGGAGGCAATGTGTTCCGTCTGGACCAGCATCTCGAGCGGCTGGAATATTCGGCAAAGGCGATCCTGCTGGACCTCCCCTGGAGTCGCCGCGAGTTGAGTGAGGCGGTTTGCGAGACTTGCCGGATCAACAAGCTTCAGGACGCCTACATCCGGCTGGTTGTAACCCGAGGTGTGGGTGACCTGGGTTTGTCTCCCTGGTTGTGCAGCAAGCCATCGATTTTTATCATTGCGGACAAGATCGCCCTGTACCCGGCAAAGTATTACACCGAAGGACTGGGGATTGTGACGGTACCCACCCGCCGCGTGAATCCCGCCGCGTTGAGCCCCGCCATCAAGTCGCTCAACTACCTCAACAACATTCTGGCAAAGATCGAGGCGAAGCAGTTTGGCGCTCTCGAGGCGATCATGTTGAATGACCAGGGATTCGTGGCCGAATGCACGGGCGACAATATCTTCATTGTGCACAAGGGCCGCATCATTACCCCCGCTGCCCAGCAGGGTGCGCTCAAGGGCATCACGCGGGATGCGGTGTTTGACCTGGCCCTCCAACTGGGCATCCCAATCGAAGAGCATGACCTGACCCGCTATGATGTCTGGAACGCCGACGAGGTCTTTCTCACAGGAACTGGCGCCGAGGTGATACCGGTCGTCAAGCTTGACGGACGACGGATTGGCACCGGAGCGCCTGGTCCGATTTTCGCCCGTGTGCTCGAGGCCTTCAGGAAGGCCGTTTTGAGGGACGGTACCCGCCTCTAG
- the pdhA gene encoding pyruvate dehydrogenase (acetyl-transferring) E1 component subunit alpha produces the protein MYRKIVRIRRFEERSLRSYLKKQIGGFLHLYIGQEALAVGCCSLMGRHDHIITAYRDHGHAIAVGMDTKPLMAELYGKVTGCSKGKGGSMHYFDPSRNFWGGHGIVGGQVPLGTGLAFALKYKGEKGAAMAFMGDGAVNQGAVHESYNLAALWDLPVVFVIENNGYSMGTSQDRSSAGDLARRAEGYHMEWASCDGYDLYEVRSVMNEYLTRAREESKPAVVEIRTYRYRGHSVADPDKTYRDKSEIEEYQRTKDPIMHNQGVFRAEGVLTDALIESIDAEARAEADAAADFADASPFPTVEDIQKDVYWEADNPDRRTSEGRLFFE, from the coding sequence ATGTACCGAAAAATCGTGCGCATCCGGCGATTCGAGGAACGCAGCCTCCGTTCGTACCTGAAGAAGCAGATCGGCGGGTTTCTTCATCTCTACATCGGTCAGGAAGCGCTGGCCGTCGGGTGCTGTTCGCTCATGGGCAGGCATGACCACATCATCACGGCCTACCGCGATCATGGCCACGCCATCGCGGTCGGCATGGATACAAAGCCGCTGATGGCAGAGCTCTACGGAAAAGTGACGGGCTGCTCCAAGGGCAAAGGCGGTTCCATGCACTACTTCGACCCTTCCCGCAACTTCTGGGGCGGACACGGCATCGTCGGCGGACAGGTGCCGCTTGGCACCGGCCTCGCCTTTGCGTTAAAGTACAAGGGCGAAAAGGGTGCCGCCATGGCTTTCATGGGCGATGGTGCGGTCAATCAGGGTGCTGTCCATGAGTCCTACAATCTGGCTGCGCTTTGGGATCTTCCCGTCGTCTTTGTCATTGAAAACAATGGCTACTCCATGGGCACCAGCCAGGATCGTTCGTCGGCCGGCGACCTCGCCCGGCGCGCCGAGGGCTATCACATGGAGTGGGCAAGCTGCGACGGCTACGACCTGTACGAGGTGAGGTCAGTCATGAACGAATACCTCACACGCGCGCGCGAGGAATCGAAACCCGCGGTTGTTGAAATCAGGACGTACCGCTACCGCGGACATTCGGTCGCAGATCCAGACAAGACCTATCGCGACAAGTCCGAGATCGAGGAATACCAACGCACCAAGGATCCGATCATGCACAATCAGGGCGTTTTCCGTGCCGAGGGGGTTCTAACCGATGCGCTGATTGAATCCATCGATGCCGAGGCCCGGGCGGAAGCCGACGCCGCCGCAGATTTTGCGGACGCAAGCCCCTTCCCAACCGTGGAGGACATCCAGAAGGATGTCTATTGGGAGGCCGACAACCCTGACCGCCGGACGTCAGAAGGCCGTCTTTTCTTCGAGTAG
- a CDS encoding putative manganese-dependent inorganic diphosphatase: MSVLPSLSSTTSTYVIGHRNPDADAICSAIAYAAFKETRGETGFQAARCGNSNARIDAILNRFNQPLPLYVSDVTPRVRDVMVSEVISVAENATCSEALALIDKHDVRLLPVATPDRRVVGTISIFQLGGFFTPRVKEAREMRKVRTSLNNLTRALGARVIHSVRPDDCEEMFIRVGAMDVRSFWKVAQDEGIPATQSIIIVGDRWDIQQRSLQIGVRAIVVTGNLGVDDEIIAQAKARGVSVLVSPHDSANTAWVIRTASTIDSLVDRKYSSVTADARLSDLRRKFSTSSTGTFMVLNDEGRLQGILTRADILKPVRTRLVLVDHNELTQAVPGAGEVTITEIIDHHRLGAMNTQQPILFLNEPVGSTCTIVADLFRREGLTPSASIAGVMMGGIIADTLHLNSPTATEKDASILSWLSRIAGVNSSALADSIFSSGSVILANPPEVVIRSDFKVYEESSVRFSVSQVEELGFGNFWNHARAIISALGKVQTEESLLFSALLVTDINTQNSLLLVKGDFDFISRISYPHVEKDEIFDLPGIVSRKKQLIPYLSGILREMQGGAAAAAPSAAGSNT; this comes from the coding sequence ATGTCCGTCCTTCCAAGTCTCTCATCAACAACTTCAACCTACGTCATCGGACATCGGAATCCGGACGCCGATGCCATTTGCTCGGCAATCGCGTACGCAGCCTTCAAGGAAACCAGAGGGGAAACCGGATTCCAGGCAGCCCGCTGTGGGAATTCGAACGCCCGCATCGATGCGATCCTCAACCGTTTCAACCAACCGCTGCCCCTGTATGTGAGCGATGTCACGCCTCGCGTGCGCGATGTCATGGTTTCCGAAGTCATTTCCGTGGCGGAGAATGCAACTTGCTCGGAAGCCCTCGCCCTGATCGACAAGCACGATGTGCGATTGCTGCCCGTGGCCACTCCCGATCGTCGCGTTGTCGGAACCATTTCTATCTTTCAACTCGGCGGATTCTTCACCCCTCGGGTCAAGGAAGCCCGCGAAATGCGAAAGGTCCGCACAAGCCTGAACAATCTGACCCGCGCCCTTGGCGCACGCGTGATTCACTCGGTCCGTCCGGACGACTGCGAGGAAATGTTCATCCGCGTTGGTGCCATGGATGTCCGATCCTTCTGGAAAGTCGCCCAGGACGAGGGAATCCCCGCAACGCAGTCGATCATCATAGTGGGAGATCGCTGGGACATCCAGCAGCGCTCCCTGCAGATCGGCGTGCGCGCGATCGTCGTAACGGGGAACCTGGGAGTCGACGACGAGATCATCGCCCAGGCGAAGGCCCGCGGTGTTTCCGTGCTCGTGAGCCCCCATGACTCCGCCAACACGGCATGGGTCATCCGCACGGCTTCCACCATAGACAGTCTGGTTGACAGGAAATACTCCTCGGTGACGGCGGATGCGCGTCTGAGCGATCTGCGCAGGAAATTCTCCACGTCCAGCACGGGCACCTTCATGGTGCTCAACGACGAAGGCAGGCTTCAGGGAATTCTCACCCGGGCGGATATCCTGAAGCCGGTGCGCACGAGGCTGGTGCTGGTGGACCACAATGAATTGACACAGGCCGTGCCCGGAGCGGGCGAGGTCACAATCACTGAAATCATTGACCATCACCGGCTCGGCGCAATGAACACCCAGCAGCCGATCCTCTTCCTGAATGAACCTGTCGGTTCGACGTGCACCATTGTGGCCGATCTTTTTCGTCGGGAGGGACTGACGCCATCCGCTTCAATCGCAGGCGTCATGATGGGCGGCATCATTGCCGACACGCTTCATCTGAATTCTCCGACAGCAACGGAAAAGGATGCGTCCATCCTCTCCTGGCTCAGTCGGATCGCCGGCGTGAATTCAAGTGCGCTGGCTGACTCCATCTTCAGCTCCGGTTCGGTCATCCTCGCAAATCCCCCTGAGGTCGTCATCCGCTCCGATTTCAAGGTCTACGAGGAAAGCAGCGTCCGCTTCTCCGTGTCCCAGGTGGAGGAACTGGGATTTGGAAATTTCTGGAATCATGCCCGCGCGATCATCAGCGCCTTGGGAAAGGTGCAGACCGAGGAGTCTCTCCTTTTCTCGGCGCTGCTTGTCACCGACATCAACACCCAGAATTCGCTTCTGCTCGTGAAGGGCGACTTCGATTTCATCTCCCGCATCAGTTATCCCCATGTCGAGAAGGACGAGATTTTCGACCTACCGGGAATTGTCAGCCGCAAGAAGCAGCTCATCCCCTACCTCTCCGGAATCCTTCGCGAAATGCAGGGTGGCGCGGCCGCCGCAGCTCCATCCGCTGCCGGAAGTAACACTTGA
- a CDS encoding type II secretion system protein, which yields MQIKFISRHNAFTLIELLTVIAIIGILSAIIVPTIGKVRETAQRAVDASNLREIGKAALLYASDHNDRLPDPSMVPAPSVTAPSKYFVYLGLLAKYGGINEASLLFSKNDSLFDGFAPSGILDPADPTKNSLHPDLLTRVPSINFVGGLKVTDPSTTPLAFTRGLTASGTWNGVGSTANLGTYGDQGGHILFLGNNVQYFKDVGNKLVGTQGNLTSDLRSTVKAGGTRRIYGLDSGNTIAAEDGIPGTGL from the coding sequence ATGCAAATCAAATTCATCTCAAGACACAATGCATTCACGCTCATTGAGCTTCTAACGGTTATAGCAATCATCGGCATTCTCTCGGCCATCATTGTTCCAACAATCGGAAAAGTTCGCGAAACCGCTCAGAGGGCGGTTGACGCCAGCAATCTCCGCGAAATCGGCAAAGCCGCGCTTCTTTACGCAAGCGATCACAATGACCGTCTTCCGGACCCAAGCATGGTGCCCGCACCATCCGTCACTGCACCGAGCAAATACTTCGTCTATCTGGGCCTTCTGGCCAAATATGGCGGCATAAACGAGGCGAGTCTCTTATTTTCGAAGAACGACAGCCTTTTTGACGGCTTTGCGCCATCCGGGATTCTCGATCCTGCCGATCCCACGAAAAACTCCCTCCACCCTGATCTGCTCACAAGGGTGCCGAGCATCAATTTTGTCGGCGGCCTCAAGGTAACAGATCCCTCCACCACCCCCCTCGCCTTCACCCGCGGCTTGACCGCCTCAGGAACCTGGAACGGAGTCGGCTCAACTGCAAACCTGGGCACCTACGGCGATCAGGGCGGCCATATCCTGTTCCTCGGCAACAACGTGCAGTATTTCAAGGACGTTGGAAACAAGCTGGTTGGAACCCAGGGGAACTTGACCTCTGATCTTCGTTCGACCGTCAAGGCAGGCGGCACACGACGGATCTACGGACTGGATTCCGGCAACACCATCGCTGCGGAAGATGGAATTCCCGGCACCGGCCTCTGA
- a CDS encoding UvrB/UvrC motif-containing protein, whose translation MPSPLKCDFCTKSATVHLTQIVNNKVHKVDLCEECAQAKGVTDPSGFSLADLLMKASLNNEPPVPAGLRCEQCGFTQADFKKHGRFGCPQCYQTFSQMVEPMLGSMHKGTSHAGKVPLRAIARKSLYERLTKLEFDLDDAIKSERYEDAARYRDEILQAKQAFDHKPAQER comes from the coding sequence ATGCCCAGCCCACTCAAATGTGATTTCTGCACGAAGTCGGCCACTGTCCATCTTACGCAAATTGTGAATAACAAGGTGCATAAGGTGGATTTGTGCGAGGAATGTGCGCAGGCAAAGGGCGTCACGGACCCCAGTGGATTCTCGCTGGCGGACTTGCTGATGAAGGCATCGCTCAACAATGAACCGCCTGTGCCGGCGGGCTTGCGGTGTGAGCAATGCGGATTCACCCAGGCGGATTTCAAGAAGCACGGACGCTTCGGTTGTCCGCAATGCTACCAGACATTCTCCCAGATGGTTGAACCGATGCTGGGATCAATGCACAAGGGCACCTCACATGCCGGAAAGGTGCCCCTGCGGGCCATAGCCCGGAAATCTCTCTATGAAAGACTGACCAAGCTGGAATTCGACCTCGACGACGCCATCAAGTCAGAGCGTTACGAAGACGCAGCCCGCTACCGCGATGAAATCCTCCAAGCCAAACAAGCCTTTGATCACAAGCCGGCGCAAGAGCGCTAG